GAACCAAAATTCCCAGCTGAGGATGGTAGGTTTGCTCGCCCATGTGGATCGAAGGCGTCGCAAGGATCGTACACTGCTATTGTAGGAGATTCGTAGACACTCGCTCAAGATTGTTGAATGGTGGCGTTTTGGACCATCGTCTTGTTGATTTCAGCCATGCGTGACTGAAACTCAACTCGTCGTAAGGAAATCGTTAGCATCAGGTTTTGTACCTCTCAAAATTGAGCCACCCAGTGATTAGGTCAAGACTCACTTTTGGCCTCCACCACGGTGGTGGTAACAACCGTTTGTACAGGTGCTCCCAGTAGAACTGAACCTTGGTTTTGGATACCAATTGATGGAACTCATTTCACAGAAaggggaaagaaagagaaaatgcAGAGAAAGTAAGAAAGTAGATAACAACATTCTTCATTCATACCCTTTCTACATCATAAAGGGGTTTAAATCCATCTAAAGATAATAGAGTTTGAGGTGATGGAAATACATATATAATGGGCCTAATTAGTTCTAATAGAAATCCAATAGCTTAGAGTCGCATCATCCACCTCTTTGTCTTTGTGCATTTCTTCTACGCGTCATCGAGCTCGACGATCTTGTCCTCAGTGACGATGGGGACTATAGCCATGTAAGCAGTGGTGGTGGATACAGATAAGATGATGGCGGCAATGGGGAGGATGTGGTTGTGAAGGAAGTCTGTGTCTTCCTATGTTTAGGTTCCCGGTGAAGAAGGTATGGGCCACTTTGGTTTAATTTCCTTGTAGGGTCATTGCGTAAGTCTAGTCCCAAATTGGGGTTCACAATGGCCACGTGAACATATAATTGAATAACTAACAGAAAATTTAACATTGAAATGACACACTAACAATTGtataaaattgaaatgttttaaagatgttgtatgaggttgcgaTCGGCTACAAACCTGAGGGGcgaaatgtaatttacccttcaaTTTAGATTTCAACTCATCGTCTACGTCTGGTACCACAAATTCTATCATCTGCACCAAATTCATCTTCTACATCTACATCCTCACTTTCTTCTATTTCGAACTCGTCCCTTATCgaaatccaattcaataacttgcTGCTTCAAAAGTACACAAATATAACACAACTTATCACAACCCAACACAAGTTTTACCCGTATATATCTAAAATCGAATTTCAAGAATTTCCTGATATCTATTTGTAACAATCCAGCATTACGGAGTCAAATTCTTCGAAATAAAAAGCATCGTACAAACGTACCCGGAATAGATTTTGATAACAAAAAACTTGGACCTTAATTTCGAAAGGGGAACGAAATGGTAGAAGCTGTACAACTTGGACCAAATGACCGAAGCAGTGGAGCGATACGAACCACCACACTCCATAATTGGACAGCGGCCGCGACGGCGACAATGGTATGAGCGTCATATCTTCACAAAACATGTTCACAGTAGTGGGATTTGGAGTGCTGACCTTCAACACTTAAATCGAGATGTAAAGGTTGTAGAGGAACCACCCTTGTGAACTTAAGTCAAAACTGACCTTTATTAAAATAGAGAGGCAGGCTTCTTGCAGCTATAGACATTCATAATTCCCACAaattgagcttcgaaactcAACTTTAGAGCTTCAAGAGAGATGGCGAGGTGTTCCATCTGCGATGTTTTGTACAAGGAGCTTCAATCCACCTGTAATCGCCTCCTCCCAGTCTGCAATCACCTTCTcttccctatctctctctccttccgaCAAGGATGCGCGTAGATCACACCAGGTCCTAAAGACCCATTTCAACTCGTGAGATTACGGTCCACACGGATGGTCCGCGCTAATTGACCGCATAGTAGACACGCCCAAAAATGTACCGACCATTCATCCATCTTAATACTGGTATGGAAAGGGTATAAGCCCAAAGCCTTATCCCATGTCCTTGGCAACCAACCAATTTTAGGGCAATGTGtagaagtacttttaaaatgattaaaaacaatTTTGATCAAAGTGTTTGATGAAAAGCGTTTTTGGAATCAATATTTATTATGTAAGTGAATCCTGAAAAAAACACTTGTTTCATGCAAGAACCACGTAACTGATGCTTGAAAAATGCACTTTAAATGCTTTTGGAACATAAAAACACTTTTATCAAAAATGCTTTCAGTTATTAGtgaaggtaccgtttggtacgtaggATGAGACAAAACGAAGTGGGACGGAACCCCTTCTTCCCATGTTTGGTACGCCAAAAACAGTGGACGCACTGTCCTACGGAACgagttttggttgaattttcgttccacctcaCCTCCGAGAACGACTTGTTCTACCCCGTggaacataaaattaaaacattttaagacaaaaataccccttatctttttcaatatttacaccatccaaatcataaaacaaaccctaaaattctATCATCTTCGTTCCATCTTCTCTGCCCCTACCTTTTCCCATAgccttcctcctcatcctctcccGTAGCAGCTGCATCTCCAGGTTCGATCTTGATCTTCTCCAGTCGCCACTGCATCTCCAAGTTCGATCTCGATCTTCTCCCTTAGCCACTGCATCTCCAGGTTCGATCTTGATCTCTATATATCTTTAAtttagcttctttttttttttgttgtgttttactttttcgttttcttgatttttccatataaaatttcaattttcaggGAAAATAGGATGATTATGAGAAAATAAGTTAGTTTTCTTGGTTTCTCTAGTTTAACTTGTGCTTGGGAATTGTATTTGATTAGTGGTATGTTTGTGTTTTGGTTGTAAATCTACACAGAGTAAATGACCTAAGAGTACAAACTTAAACTCAACATCCATTCTTTGCGGTTACATTGTGAGCAGGTATTTGTGCTCTGtgcttttgtttcttgtttacGTGTTAATATTTACCAACCGCATCCGAGTGTGCATATTTTGAAATGTTAGCACCTCATTACTCGACGATTTTCTTTCGTAAAAAAACCCCTTATGCTTCACCATGTGTTTCATCATGTAACTGCTAGCTATGAGAAGGAACCCGTAGTGAATTATTCTTTTGAACTTGTTGAAATATAGAAGGGTCTCTTTAGTAATCACCAGCATTTGGTTTATCTATTCTCTTGTTCTAAGTGGAGCCAATTTCTGAGGCTAATTAGTTTTGTGGTATATGGTATACAAAGAAATTATTGATTTCAGAATTCAGTTGACTCTTACCAAGAAGATTTAAAGGTCGTAGTCAAGGTATTCTTCATGCCTTTATGCTCTAACATGTGCAGAGATTTTATGTCTTATTTGTTAGATAAACGTACAGAAGGGTCCACTTTGATTAATGGATTATTTTCTTTGCTAATGCAAATCCGTGATACGCTCAGATAAGCAGAAGGtatagagaattttttttttgtagcctTGAGTTGAACTTGATCTAGAGCTAATGCAAATGGATCCCAATTTCTGGAATTCATGACAAGTATCCAGACAATTTTGACCTTGATATATTAACAATGGTTGtgcagagaaagaagaagatgattatAGGCTACCATAAGAGGGAGGTCAATGAATTTCATTACCCTTAAAAACGATTGAATTTCATATATTGTGTTCTAGAAAATGAGTAATCAATTGCTAACGCGAAGGTAAGCTATATTAAGTTTTGGTCCATATTCGGATTATTTGATTCAATCCTGTGTTGCATGTTTAAGATTCGTCTTGGTGAAGCTGATTAAGAATGTACAAATTGAAATTGTTGTGGGTGGTCTCAAATTTGGGTAAGAACCGTAAGTCTCTAACAATCTTCCTTATCTCTAATACTCTTCCTCTTTTCTTATATGCTATACTTATATTTAATTTGACATTCCCCACGCGCTGGCCAAAAATGCTAGTCGTATTCTATTGCTACTCAGTACTCCACTCCTTTCTCTTCCGTTTTTCTATAGATGGGGGTGTACACTTTTGTATAAGATAAAAGATATACAACCCAAGAGAATTCATCCAACATAACATAGATAATcatatatgtgttcaaatatgaacaagttccaaaaaaaaaaattgtctcgTCCCGTCTCGTTCTACGCATAAACATTGTACAAAACAACAGACGAAACAGAGGTAAGTTAGTCATTTAATCTTTTGGTTTCGTTCCGTCCTGTGCTTACCAAACGCAAAACCTAACAACTGTCCCCATTCCGTCCTGCGCGTACCAAACATAACATGGAACTTCCGTTCCGTTCTGTCTCGTCCTGtttgcgtaccaaacggtacctaaaaGCACTTACAAACGAGTTCTTAGCAAAATACACTAAGTACTTAATTACATGATTCATCATCAAGAGAGCAGATAATATATTTTTCCATGTGCCTCTACTTATTTTATGACACGTGGATAACACTTGAATACTCGGAACTTTGAAAAATTTCGCCATCATTCACATGAATTCTTTTATCACACGGTTTAGAAATCGTTTAAGTTCGATTAatgttattaaattttaatgtttaagtGAGTAACATGATTTGTCTATATATTTATTCGATAACATTAGATGacaatgattttaaattttcttaattttctgtaAAGAAGATTTTTATAGAGTGGTGTTAGAAAATGGACGATTCAACTTATTATACAACATTACAAGATGAAAAAGAAAgtcaagaaaaatataataagatTGTCCGTATCAAAGAATGTGGTTAGTATTCCCAACATAGTTTGCCAGCATATAATTGGGGCTCACAAACCTTTGTAACTTAGTAAGGCACgcgaattttaatcaaattcctTTTCTTTAAAGAAGAGTTTAGTAAGGTTTCTCTCCAGCAGAATTTCCAGCCGGATCATAGTGGCACACAACATAGGAACTTCCATCGGCACACTCCGCTTTGCCACACCCTACGAGACCCGAGTCACGCCATACCACCTGCGTGTAATGGCCACACTGCTTGCCCGGGGCACAAGCGTTGGTGCTGTAATCATAATCCGCCTTCTCTCTCACCCATCCTTCCACAGCCATGGCAGCGGATAAGTCACCGTCAGGGCTTACTGCAATATTTTCACCAAGACCTGTACCGGAATGCTTAAGTGCACAGCCGCCGGTGGCCTGCCTGTTTGCATAGTTTTTGGCGCTCTCTGCCAGCCCCTCGTCCCACTCCATCAGCACAACACCCACCTCCGCTCGAGCGGCGTTGTGGGCTTTCACATAATCATCGGGTGAATCTTGTGCGCTAACTAATGCTAGCAGGCAAAACAAAAGTAAGGGTAATGAAATATTGTTCTTGCACAAACCTTCCATGTTGATTAATATTTAATCGTAATAATCTTCGGATTATATCTGCTGGAAGAGATTTTGGGGCGATTGATTGATGGGAAATCAATTGAGACGTACGTCTGCGTTGGTGTATTTAGTTATGATAATATTTATAGGAtgaatttctttatttttgtggATGTAGAAAAtaaattctttattttttatttttgtatgacCTTTAGCCATGGAAGAACCCCCTATAAGTCGCCAAAACACCCGCGCCATGCAGAACTGAAATAGCTTAGTGTGCCAATTGTAACACGGCCTTAAATACATTTACAAGAAActgaaactaaaattaatcaccTAAAAAAGTAACTGAACCTAATTATGATTTCAAATTCCGTCGAGTTGGTCAAAGGTAATGACCCTTGATCACCATTTTGAGGCCCTTCTTACCAAATGAATCTataaattttcaaacttttgcCGTAGCTATATATGGAGCTACTGATGATAGTTGATTATCCCACAAAATGCGCCCATCCCAACATATGGTTGTAACTTTGTACATACCTTACGCTACAGCTTAATTATAGAACTTGTCAAGATCATCTACAACAACCGAAATTTTATGATTCTAATTATGCGCGGCACAAGGCGTTACTTCTGACATCTAAACAAATACTAATGAGTCTGCACGCAAATTAAGGGTTGGCTTGATAATTACTTTGAGAGTCAACTGGGGATTTAATCTTTGCATAAGATTGCAACGTGTAGGTCGTCACATGCTTATCCGTTCACCTTGTCCCATTCTGggttttagaattttaaagattGCGTGTCACTAAGAGGACTTCCTTCTCAATTCGAATTTCGTGCTTGTCCTTAGTGAATCTTAAATAAAAGTTTGTTAAGGATTTGGTCGTTTGTATAGGGGTCCGAAACACCTTTAAAATCCATTTGTCAGAACCTATACGCTAGACCTAAACGTGTTCGATCAGACTATGCTTAACTGGCTTGGCTAAGGCACTTTCAAGTATCAGAGCTCCATTGGAACGAAATTCCTCTTGAGGATTTCCCAGTCTTGATGCCTCATTTGAACCTATTTAACATTGTGTTGCAGAACGTACTTGACTTAAAACGCAGTCTGAGATAGAAGTAATCATACTCGGGTTTGGGACATAGAGCCACCCCTCGAAAGATTCTTGAATAGCCCTTTTGATCATTCCCTCGAATGGCGTAGAGCCCAGGTTTGAATGTTATAAACCACAATCCTTAGGTTGTATAATCTGTCCGGAAGCTGGATGGTGTATTGGACATCCCATTGGGGACCATGTCCCCGTGCCCGTAGTCTGCCAATGTAATCGTGCTTAATACAGTTCAAGACTCCTAAGCTGCTAACCGATTAATACGAAGTGGACTAAAGAAGACTTCTTCGACACTATCTTTGAATTTTTAGATTTTGAATTAAGCGAAATTTCAAAGTTGTGTGTTATTTGGGCTTTTACAGTATTCCCACTACTATAAAAGCAAAAGAACTAACAAACGATGTGAAAGTTGCTGCATAATAAATTCTTTATTTCACTAGAAATTTGACAGGGGACGCGATTGAATCCGAAAATGATTGTCTTCCTATCTCCACACTAGGGAGATGCATTGGTTGAAAAGCTCTCCCATAAATCAAAATCCCCATTGCAAAATTAGAAATAGCAGGGGAAGTTTTTCACAGTAAAATTCAAGGTAGAGGAGGGTCTTAATGTAAATTACATATTAACAGGGCCGTCTCTGAGATTTCGAAGCCCTGTGAGAAATTTATAAAATGGCTCCTTTTTaagataggttttttttttttttttttaattattattttttattaggaCAATATATTGGTACTATAAAGTAATAATATAAATCAAGACAAATTTTAGGACTCACTAATTGTAAGTTTACAAATGTCATtaaataataagtaaaaagagttaCAAACTTAACCTTTACTATATACACAAAACTAGTTCAATCTTAGGCGGTGACCGGTATGGCTCAGTGATGATGGCTGAGGCTGAGGCGGTTAGGGAAGGGATGGAGGCGATTATTCACTGTGAGATTATGGAAGATGGCATTCGGTTGGTGGTGGAATCGGACTCGAAGGGGTTGGTTCAGTGTTTGAACAAAGAGGCCATAGCTGATGTGTCTCTTGAGGTTTATCTCCATGATATTTGGAGAATGATGAGGTTCTTCCAGTTGGTAAAGGTTTGCTTTACCCCTCGGCAATGCAATCGTGCAGCTCATTCGGTGGCAGTGTGTTGTTAAGCATGGCGGGAGGTTTGGCTGGGATGAGTTAGGTCCTGAGTTTCTTTTTAATGTTTTAGCAGAAGATGCAAATGTATCTATTCGtatttaattcaataaatttctatttttcgacaaaaaaaaaaaactctaactttaaagtttcactagaatatatagcattattatacaataaactgaaaagaaaatcattTTTAAGGTGTTATTGACACTCCTAATCTCTTATGTGCAccccaaatttttatatttagaaagaaaaaaatctacACTTATAAGAAGTGTACTATgagattttaaagtgctaataaaagtattttttttaatatataacattattacatataaatataaggtaccgctacttagtactacagtctagtgacattcctcttcacttgtaagtaagaaatcttaagttcgattcttgccaaaagcgaatttcaaccatattattgctagcccattgtaaggTTTAGCCCACTCTCCACccccttagtataaataatcatttgttcaaaaaataaatataagatTTCCAAAAAATTTTGGGGACCCTGTGCGATTACACCTTTTTCTCCCCTTTAATGCCGCTTCTGCATATTAATAGAACTCTCTTTGTCATCTAAATTACATATTAATAAAActttctttgtcaaccaaaaaccattgaaattacaattataacatttaatacataaataaaaaatgttaaaaagaaaaaaaatgtgagtATTAAAGTAATTTCATATAAACAactttttactattttttttctaaacctCACAACCATGTCACTCTATCGAGAAAAACTTGTGTCTGGTTCGACTTGCCACTAGAATGTGCTAAGTGGCACTACCACCCACTCAAAACTTGACATTTGTTAAAACATTGAATATAAGAATTGTTTAATAGTTTCAGAATATTAAcataaaacctaaaaaaaaatatttaaaagtaaaaggtgaaaacatgaaacacaaaccccACCCCATTCCAGCTCCATCGGAAAGACGAAGGGGTGGAGGTGGCAGATAGAAATATTGATCTGATAAGAAGGCTTTTGACACCTTATATGTCAAAGTCACAAAGGTGTTCATATCTGAATTATAAAGATGTTGACTTTGGGACAAATGGAAATGGCAGTCTCTTACAGCTTGGGAGATTAAAATGACTGAGTAAAGGAAAAAGGATTTCTATACAATTAGTGTACTGGTATGATTAATTGAAAAAAGTGATCGAGAAAAATAACAAGGTTTTTCTAGGTTAGATGAAGTGAACAAGATTCAAATATatttttgggcatggattgATTTAATGATCGGAGTGGGTGGGAATGGCAAGGAGAAGGGAGGAGGTGCGCTtgagaatttattttaattttaattttttttgtcgaaatgtACTAATAAGGGAGGAGGTGCGCTTGAGAAAATTAAGCCTTTATGtttgtgttgaccctaaaaactaccaagcctacgtggcgcgcaggccgagtaactaatgagttaattacgtccttcggttgtatgTGGGTGTgacaactcgtcggccgaggagtaaaatatgttgatgttgcgtcggatacgctgctgacttcttcatcctgcgattgcggccgagaaaggaacatgtctcggccttcgggttctagagtctgaagacaaggttgctagttctacgaagttcacaaatcgttggTGTCGAATTTGGTcatggtgattatattcgtaagagtataaacacgccgaatcgacactaGACTATATGGACACAAATATTCAAAGCAAATGTACGTCTTAATCGTAAATGTGGTTCAGCCGTCAGAATGCCAAACTCTAAACCcaacttgtgagtatccaatcataaaaccacTCGACATTCAATGCATCGAGTCTAGTGtttcgtaacacctcactttgccgagaaggctcGTGAGacgacctctgccaataaggattcgaaaacccttctcgatcgagacttggatagataaccagtcggccttgatgtagtagtgtttatccaaactaaatgtGCTTCgcagtcggctgattctacagcgacagtgctatttatccaaactgaagatgttcgccggttgccttcacagtgttgtttatccaaactgaagatgtgtcagcgaaaaagaaaataaaaaatctcaaggttgttgagaggtttcgcgtagagcgagagtttgcgcaagacagtttgtgtgttgaattggaggggttGAATGTGTGTTCATcctttgtatttatagtagcgaACTTACTTCTGGCCAAGTTAGAACCTAACCCAAACTAGGACTCCTCATCCTGATCTAACTAAGACTCGGCCAATCCTACTTTAATTAGGACTTTGAACACATCTGCACAACGAACCAGGTTCTTTCCGTGCTCCTTAGTGCCTTTAGCTTTAACATTCCTAGGGGTTTAAGGATTCATCCTTCATCTTTATCCAAATCAATCATTCTCATAAGGGGACTCGATCGACAAACAGCTTAGACAACCCCTAGTACCCAGCCGGCCCATGATCCCCCTTACTACCACTGGATCAAGAGTCTTGGCCCATTTGTTACCTTCGGCCCAAAGCATTGCTTTGGACCCAAACAGTTTGTTATTCGATTttaataactaattaattatgtactaatttattttttaatttttatttaaaattagtaTGGAGTCCTTTATTAATTTAGTTTAACAAATGGCAAGTTTTGAGTGAGTGTCAACACAGTCTAGTGACACTCCACACAAGTTTTTCTACATTCTATCACTACCCtttaaactctctctctttttctcgcCATAATTGCCAACACCTTTTTATGCCTGCCATAATTcctaccataaaaaaaaaaatatttgaaaaaaataaaaattatatttctcACATATGGAGTGTGTGATCTTTGCtagtttatatttaattaagtaattatatatatattttttgaaaaaaaaaataattatatatttcaattagttttttttggcattcttaaataataaaatgtatttttaaactttttgcCACGTAGCACAAATTTGATAGTTAGTGAATATGTGAGACCTCTACTTGCCCATTcatcaattaacaattaaactCACGGATTTTTTAACGGATGTCTGACATTGTAAAGAATTAGTACGTTGATGTAGAACATTAAAAAGTTCAAGTATGAGTTTGTTATGTAACTCAAAGTTGAGGTGCTAAAATCATTAGCATTTAAAAGTCATTATGAACTCTTTAAATATATGGATTTGCACAATCGGCGTTATATCTATAAGAAACAAGTAGCAAGAAATAATTGCTTGGTCATAAGCCAGTAATTACTTTCGAATATGTGTAGTAGATGGCCAAGAGGAGTTTTCCACAAACATTTATCGTTTCAGCCAAATAATGCAAATTAGGTTTTTCTTGGTTGAGGCAATAGTAAGACTTCAAGCTAGGCAAGTAATTATGCAACTTTGACCGTAGCATGCATATGTCTTACTAGCAAGTTACCAAAatccatattaaaataaaataaaataaagtgcTTTATTCTTGATCGATTGAATTTTACCGTCCACCTTGCCAgtggaattttattttatttttttgtgaagGGGCGATAACATTTCATTCATTCAAATCCAAGGAATATTACAACAAAACATCTTTCAAAAGGGGAATCAGATCCGGAGGGTTCCCATTCCATGTGCAATTGGAATTTGAAAGAAGAGCATAACGCGCTAGCCGGTGGGCACAACCATTTGCTTGACGACGAACATTGGTAGAAATAGCTCCAGTGATTGAGGCAAGAAGCGCTTAGAATCCTTAATAATATGCCCAATGATAGACAAATTAGTGGAAGGATCATTAAGTGCAGGCACAATTTGGAGGGAATCGCTTTCTAATATGAAGTTTTGAAAACCCCTTTAAGTCGCCAGCAAAGCACCCTCTCTAGCAAGCAATGCCTCACTAACCATAGGAGAGCCAATATGTTCAAAAAATTGTCACACACCCGCCACAAAAGCACCCTAATCATCTCGCCACACCAATACCTCCCCGTTTGGACCGTTCATTCCACACACAATCAGTGTTGATTTTAAACATGGAAGTTAGAGGGCGAGACCAATGGGAAGTAACAGGAGGAAAAGGAGGGAGGTCGACAAGGCAAGGAGCGATTATACTCCTGCCACCATTAGAGACAGTGAGATAGAACAATATCCGGACTTTCGACAGTATCATTCCAGAGCTTTTCATTCCTTGTTCCCCAGATAGCCCACAACACCATAAGGCAAATTTCGAAATTAGGGGCCGAAAGATACCCAACCCAAAGAACCATACGACTCAGCACATCCGAAGGGTGAGGCACATCGGGATAACCAACAGGTAAGGCTAGCCACATGCATTTGGCAAAAGAACAGTCCCACATCACATGCGGGGTAGATCCTTCAGGGGTGCCATAAAAGGAGCAAAGAAGATCAAAATTGAACCTTTTTTTTCTCAGGTTCATCTTGGTGGGGACAATATCTCTAGCAATTTTCCAAGCACAAATTTTAACCTTGGTAGGTACCCTGGTTACCCAGAGTTTCTTCTAGAGTAGGCCTGAGGAATTTGCATTAGAGGACATTGAGGGAGCCTCCCTTCGTTGTTACAGAGAATACCATGCAACATGGTATGCACTTAATCGTAAAGGAATCTTTTTGTCATAATGCCAGATCAACCAATCATCCGGACAACAGATGTTAAGTGGAAGAGATAAAATTACATCAGATTCAATATTACTGAAGAGACTCTTA
This genomic interval from Malus domestica chromosome 05, GDT2T_hap1 contains the following:
- the LOC103436280 gene encoding pathogenesis-related leaf protein 4-like, which codes for MEGLCKNNISLPLLLFCLLALVSAQDSPDDYVKAHNAARAEVGVVLMEWDEGLAESAKNYANRQATGGCALKHSGTGLGENIAVSPDGDLSAAMAVEGWVREKADYDYSTNACAPGKQCGHYTQVVWRDSGLVGCGKAECADGSSYVVCHYDPAGNSAGEKPY